The DNA region CTCTGCAGGGGGGAACAGCAGCAGCCGGGGGGCCTCCCGGAGCAGGAAGCGGTTCTCTGGCCGCTTCACCTGCAGCAATGCCAAGCCATACTCCAGGGCCGGAGCCAGCGCCGAGCGGGCAAGCCGGGGCCGCCCAGGGAAGTGCCGCTGCCGCCACCGGCGCGCCGGCCGGGCAAGCGCAGACTGCCGGCCCGCAGGCGATGCTGACGAAGCTGCAGAGCCTGCTGCACCAGCTCCGCGGCGAGCTTGCGCAGCTGCCGGCTCACGCGGCGCAGCCCGCAGGCGCGCCGGCCGCAGGCCATGCCGCCGCGCCTGCGGCAACGGCGGCAGCGCCGGGCGAAGGGGCCGCAGGCCCTTCGCCAAAGCCGCCCACCCCTGGCGCGGAGCCGTGGGTGGGGCGGCTGTTGAAGCTGCTCGGTGCGGAGCACGAGCAGCAGGCCTTGCGCGGGGCAGGCAGCAGCCCCGCGGGAGAGGCGGCGCGCGCAGCGAGCGCCGCGCAGCCGGGCGGGCAGCAGGCGGCAGCGCTGCCCGGAAGCGGCGGACCGGCCGCAGGCGGGTTCGCCGGGGCGGCCGGCCATGCCGCCGCCAATGCCGGCGGTGCGCCGGCCGGGCAGGCGGGGCAAGCCGCCGCAGGCGCCGGTGCCGGGCAGGCCCCCGGCACCGTGGGGCTTACGGCCGCCGCTTCAGGCGGGCAGGCGCCTGCGGCCGGAAACGCGGCGGCAGCGCCCCCGGCAGCCCGGCCGGACGGCGGGGGCGCTGCCTTGGCTCCTGCAAGCCCCCCGGCTGCATCGCAAGCCCCGCCGACAGGCGTGAGCCCCCAGGGGCCGGCCTCTAACATGGTGCAGGCATCCCAACAGCTGCAGCCGACTGCAGCCGGGGTCGTCGCAGCCGGAGCTGCGGGCGATTCGCCACCGGCTCTGCAGGATTCGCTGAAAGGGGTGCTGCTGCAGGTAATGGCTACTCCGGATACCCCGGCTGCGCTCAAAGAAGCGGCACAAAACATCGTGCAGCATTTGACCGGGCAGCAGCTTCTGTTGAATACGGACAGGACGGCACCGTTTGCGCAAGTCACGATGTTCATTCCGCTGCACGGGCCGGGTGGCGAGCAGACCGCTTCCGTCCATATCCAGTCGCGCAGGGGACGCAAAGGTGAGCTGGATGCAACCAACTGCCGGCTGTTGTTTGATCTGGACATGAAGCATCTGGGTCATACCCTGATTGATGTGCAGGTTGTAGACCGGATCGTCAGCTTGAGCTTCCGGAATAATCAGGAATGGACCGCTGAGCTGTTTCAGGCCATGAAGCAAGAGCTTGCCTCGGGCATCGCTTCGATCGGATATCAGCTGCTGAGCGTCAAGACCGAGCCGATGCCGGAAGAACCGCCGCCGATCGGCGAACAGGCCGTGCAGGGCACCGCCGCGGATTATACGCCGCAGGCCTACAAAGGGGTGGACATGCGGATATGAACGAGCAGCAAAATGGGCTTATCACGGCAAGAAAGAAGGCCGTCGCCCTTAAATATGCGCCCGGAGAGAGCGATGCGCCGGTTGTCGTAGCCAAAGGACAGGGCAAGCTGGCCGAATCGATCCTGGAGAAGGCAAAAGAGCATGGCGTGCCGGTACAGGAGGACGCAGCGTTGGTTGAAATTTTGTCGAAGCTGGATTTGGACCAGCAGATTCCGCCGGAGCTGTATCAGCTGGTGGCGGAAGTGTTGACCTATGTATATCGGGCGGATCGACAAGCCGGGGAAGGAGAAATGCCATAATGCCGCAGGCGGGAAAGGACAACCGAAGGCAAAAGGGAGCAGCCGCGGAGGAAGCCGCGGCCGTCTGGCTGCAGGAGAAGGGTTATCGGGTGCTGGACCGGAACTGGCGATGCCGATTCGGAGAGCTGGATATCGTTGCCGAATGGGAAGGAGCGCTGATCTTTATTGAAGTGCGCAGCCGAAGTGGAGCACCGGGCTTCGGAACGCCGTCCGAGTCCGTGAACGCCCGTAAAGTTGTGCAGGTTCGAAATACCGCGCAGCAGTATGTCCATTCCAAAAGGCTGCATGACTCTCCGGTTCGTTTTGATGTCATTTCGATCCTGCTTCGGGACGATTTGACGGTAGATGCGCTGGAACATATTCCGGATGCGTTTTAAGGGACCGTGACGAACGAGATAATGAAAAAAGAAGGTGGTGGGGAAACCCGATCACCTTTTTGGCTTGCTCAAATCTACGCACTGTACCCAACAGCCTTCAACCTCTGGAATGGGATCTGCGTTTTCCTGGAGATGACTTGAAGGGCATGGAGAGCATATGAATGATCCGATATGCGGCTCAACCATTCCCCTTTTTTGGGACGTAAAAGCTGCAAATGGAATGGACCTTTTTCGTGCTCCCGCTATCGTTATCATGTGAATACGAAAGTGAGCGTCCACTTCCAATGGACCTATTGTTTAGATGATTGCTCCTGTTATAATTAAAGCCGTAATCACAAAATGGGTAGAAATGAATGGTTATACAACTTGCTTCCAAAAGTGGGGATTGGAGTAAAAATGGAAAAGCGACGGTTTCTATTAACCTTTGGCCGGAATTTGGACCACAGCAATATCGATTACTTGGTAAAGAGCCGATTATCCAAGTATAAGGGCGGGATCCAGAGGGATTATTTTAACCCCATTCTTCATAAGGGGGCCGACGTGATTCTTAATTACCAGATCATCGATACGAACTTTGACCGAATCTCATCTAAATATTATTTGGATGACTATCATGTTACGGAAGCGCAGAAGAACGGGTTCCTGCTTTCTCTGAAAAAGCTAAAGGGGACTCATGTATGGTGTGATCCGAGAGTACAAGGCCATGCCTTTTGTGTAGTAGAAGGAATCGAGTATAGTTTATATGTCTATCGATCACTGGAAGGACAAGAATACCGGTTTCCCCAATATTATAGTGATGATTGTCATGCTGATCCCATTGTGCATAGTCAACTGCATAAATTGCCTGAAGAAGAACAATACTTGCAGTTTCCTTCCGATTGGAGTCGCGAGGTCAAGGATGAAGTAACGATCCGATGGATTAACAGACTGATTAGCATGAAGTAAATAGTAGAAGAGTAAGGCCCTGCAAAACCTCCCGGTAGTGCAGGGGCTTTATTCAAGCATGACTTCTCTTTTTACGGAGTTGAATCTTCACCGGCGGGGTCCACGACTCTAGATGAACGGGATTTCAATCCTTGCTTGTTTGCTCAAAGCACTCGTCTCTGAGTCAAATTCCTAAACGAACTCCATGTGTTTTTTTCTTCGCGATCCCCTTTATTACTAATGTGCACCATGAAGACGAAATCCTTTAACCATGATCCAAACGGGAAACATGATTTCGAATATCGCCCCTGGAACGTACAGAACGGGTCCGATGTCTTGACCGACGATCGCCAGACAGCTGCTGGCCAATAAGGCGGCATACCCAATGAAACCGATGACTGACAAAAACCGGGGCACCAGCCTCGATCGATAGAGGACATTACAAAGCAGCAAGCTGCCCAAGCTCAGTACGATCATGGCCATTTGAAAGAGCATAGAATGCGCTTCAAGCAATACATTGCCTATCATTTCAAAATAAGGATGCATGGCCGTACCTGCCGAAATGTAATGATGACTCAACGCAATGAGTATAAGCGGCGCGATTGTGCTTATGATCAGCAGCACAGACTCAACGATTCGGGATCCGAAGTATCCGAGCGCAAACGGTCCATTATGCTTCTTTAAAATGGGGTACAGAAGCATGGCAATCCCCATAACCGCTATGGCGTTAATCAATTCCAACAACGAACCCATGACCACATTTATTCGGTCGGAATACAGATGTGCAAGAAAATCCGGGCGATGCAGCACAGGATCCAGAATTCCGCTCCCGATCATGTAAGCACACGTCGATACTAGAAACAAAGCCCCTGCAACCTTTGCCATCCTATTCATGTTGATCTCCCCTTGGCTAAATTTATATGCAGTATAGCTCCAAGGGGGGTGGTGTCTGTAGACACTTTAGTGTGGTTCTCGGTGGTTCGGGAGCAGATTCAATTCTGCGGCTCGCGCGATCGCTTCCGTTCGTCTTTGCACCTGGAGTTTTTCGAAAATTCTGCGATTATGCCCTTTGACCGTGTCCAATGCCAAAAAGAGTTTTTCGCCGATTTCCTTGTTTGAGAGCCCCTTTGCTATGAGCTCAAGCACTTCGAGCTCCCGCTGACTGAGCGGCTCAATGAGGCTGCTCGTCACTGCATTTTTGCGCATTCGTGCTAGTCCACGCTGCGCTTCACGAAGAGCGGGAAGTGGCAGATCTCCGCCCAGTCGCAGAGCTTCTTCGTAATATTCCGCCGCTGTGCGGGTTCGATGTTCAGCTTCCTCGATTTGCCCCAGTCCCATGATGGCCATTACTGCCATCAGCCGATGCCCCATCATTCGGCTGTTCGTTATGACTTCGTTATAGGCGTCACGAGCGTCGGAATAAACTCCGCGTCGCTGGCTGGCGACGCCCAGCATCCAAGCGGCTGCCGTCCGCACGGGAAGATTATCCGGTCGCAAATAAGAGAGTGCACGGCGTGCCTGAACAATTACTTGGTCGATTGCATGGTCGATTTCTTGATGTTCACTTACCCCGGCATCCTTTACGGGTGCAATCAGCTCGACAAGATCATTCGTCTTATCGTCGGGCCGTGTAATTTGCATCGCCGTTTCGGCTTTCCTTAATTTGTTGTCCGCATCGGAAGGGCTGCCGACCAA from Paenibacillus ihbetae includes:
- a CDS encoding DUF4386 domain-containing protein yields the protein MNRMAKVAGALFLVSTCAYMIGSGILDPVLHRPDFLAHLYSDRINVVMGSLLELINAIAVMGIAMLLYPILKKHNGPFALGYFGSRIVESVLLIISTIAPLILIALSHHYISAGTAMHPYFEMIGNVLLEAHSMLFQMAMIVLSLGSLLLCNVLYRSRLVPRFLSVIGFIGYAALLASSCLAIVGQDIGPVLYVPGAIFEIMFPVWIMVKGFRLHGAH
- a CDS encoding YraN family protein, whose protein sequence is MPQAGKDNRRQKGAAAEEAAAVWLQEKGYRVLDRNWRCRFGELDIVAEWEGALIFIEVRSRSGAPGFGTPSESVNARKVVQVRNTAQQYVHSKRLHDSPVRFDVISILLRDDLTVDALEHIPDAF
- a CDS encoding EscU/YscU/HrcU family type III secretion system export apparatus switch protein → MNEQQNGLITARKKAVALKYAPGESDAPVVVAKGQGKLAESILEKAKEHGVPVQEDAALVEILSKLDLDQQIPPELYQLVAEVLTYVYRADRQAGEGEMP